One genomic region from Vitreimonas flagellata encodes:
- a CDS encoding PQQ-dependent dehydrogenase, methanol/ethanol family — protein MRRMAVAFATGVALALVACGPSGPAAVSEARIVGADSEPGNWMSHGRTYSEDRFSPLTDINAGNVSQLGLAWTYEMRMPRGAEATPIVVDGIMYVTSAWSIVYALNAATGEELWVFDPEVPHERGASACCDVGNRGVAVWNGKVYVGTLDGRLIALNARDGSKAWEVVTVDQSRPYTITGAPRAARGLIYIGNGGAEFGVRGYVSAYDAESGDLRWRFYTTPNPTEADNAASDSVRDTALATWNPTAGAWLESGGGGTAWDALVYDNETDTLWIGVGNGSPWNRDIRSPNIEGRNNDNLFLSSVVGVDPDTGEYKCHYQETPGETWDYTATQPIILSTLQIAGQERRVLMHAPKNGFFYVIDRDDCGLISAGSIATQTWASGVDMSTGRPIENAEARYASGTAIVLPSPFGAHNWHPMSMSRDTGLVYIPVQELAQDYTADPAFVYRPGRWNTGTVHAALPTDRATRAAIRNTMNGFLLAWDPVNQREAWRVPLGTPWNGGTLATAGNLVFQGTLNGRFRAYNARTGDQLWDYDNQAATMGGPITYEVDGVQYVASLASYGTLWFLPVGFGIADPPSEPVNARVNVFRIGGTATLPTRELVRLPMERPPTLRVSQATIARGSAAYGAFCGVCHGSGATSGGVLPDLRRAPSLQDANVWRDTVHGARAANGMPDFTQWVSVSDAEAIRAYVASEAQVLYAEERARPN, from the coding sequence ATGAGACGAATGGCGGTGGCGTTTGCCACAGGTGTCGCTTTGGCTTTGGTTGCTTGCGGGCCTTCGGGGCCCGCCGCGGTGAGCGAAGCGCGGATCGTCGGCGCCGATAGCGAGCCCGGCAATTGGATGAGCCACGGCCGCACCTATTCCGAAGATCGCTTCTCGCCGCTCACCGACATCAACGCGGGGAATGTGAGCCAACTTGGCTTGGCCTGGACCTACGAGATGCGCATGCCGCGCGGCGCCGAAGCGACGCCGATCGTGGTCGATGGAATCATGTACGTCACCTCCGCGTGGAGCATTGTCTATGCGCTCAACGCCGCGACAGGGGAGGAGCTTTGGGTATTTGATCCCGAGGTGCCGCATGAGCGTGGCGCCTCGGCCTGTTGCGATGTTGGCAATCGCGGCGTCGCGGTGTGGAACGGCAAAGTTTATGTCGGCACACTCGACGGTCGCTTGATTGCGCTGAACGCGCGTGATGGATCGAAGGCCTGGGAAGTCGTCACCGTCGATCAGTCGCGCCCCTACACCATCACGGGCGCGCCACGCGCCGCGCGCGGCCTCATTTATATCGGCAACGGCGGCGCGGAGTTTGGTGTACGCGGTTATGTGAGCGCCTATGACGCCGAGAGCGGCGATCTGCGCTGGCGCTTTTATACCACGCCCAATCCGACCGAGGCCGACAACGCGGCATCTGACTCTGTACGCGACACCGCGCTCGCCACGTGGAATCCGACGGCCGGCGCATGGCTTGAAAGCGGCGGCGGCGGGACGGCGTGGGATGCGCTGGTCTATGACAACGAAACCGACACGCTCTGGATCGGCGTCGGCAACGGCTCGCCGTGGAATCGCGACATTCGCTCGCCGAACATCGAAGGCCGCAACAACGACAACCTCTTCCTCTCCTCCGTCGTTGGCGTCGATCCCGACACCGGTGAATACAAGTGCCATTACCAAGAGACTCCAGGGGAGACGTGGGACTACACCGCGACCCAGCCGATCATTCTGAGTACGCTGCAGATCGCCGGCCAAGAGCGGCGCGTGCTGATGCACGCGCCGAAGAACGGCTTCTTCTATGTCATCGATCGCGACGATTGCGGACTCATCTCCGCCGGCTCGATCGCGACCCAAACGTGGGCAAGCGGTGTCGATATGAGCACCGGCCGTCCGATAGAGAATGCCGAAGCGCGCTACGCGTCAGGCACTGCGATCGTGCTGCCGTCGCCATTCGGTGCGCACAATTGGCATCCGATGTCGATGTCGCGCGACACGGGCCTCGTTTACATTCCGGTCCAAGAGCTGGCGCAGGACTACACCGCCGACCCGGCGTTCGTGTATCGCCCTGGCCGCTGGAACACCGGCACGGTGCACGCAGCCTTGCCGACGGATCGCGCCACCCGCGCGGCGATCCGCAACACGATGAACGGCTTCTTGCTCGCGTGGGACCCGGTCAATCAACGCGAAGCCTGGCGTGTGCCGCTCGGCACGCCGTGGAATGGCGGCACGTTGGCGACGGCCGGCAACCTCGTTTTCCAAGGCACGCTCAACGGCCGCTTCCGCGCCTACAACGCGCGCACCGGCGATCAGCTTTGGGATTACGATAACCAAGCCGCGACCATGGGCGGGCCGATCACGTACGAAGTTGACGGCGTGCAATATGTCGCCTCGCTCGCCAGCTACGGCACGCTTTGGTTCTTGCCGGTCGGCTTCGGCATCGCCGATCCGCCGAGCGAGCCGGTGAATGCGCGCGTGAACGTGTTCCGTATTGGCGGCACGGCGACATTACCGACGCGCGAATTGGTGCGTCTGCCAATGGAGCGCCCGCCAACTTTACGCGTCTCGCAAGCAACGATCGCGCGCGGCTCCGCCGCGTACGGCGCCTTCTGCGGCGTCTGTCACGGTTCGGGTGCGACTTCGGGCGGCGTGTTGCCTGATCTGCGACGCGCGCCATCGCTGCAAGACGCGAATGTGTGGCGCGACACCGTGCACGGCGCCCGCGCCGCCAACGGCATGCCGGACTTCACACAATGGGTCAGCGTCAGCGACGCCGAAGCCATCCGCGCCTATGTCGCGAGTGAAGCGCAGGTGCTTTACGCGGAAGAGCGGGCGCGGCCGAACTAA
- a CDS encoding dicarboxylate/amino acid:cation symporter — MTEATKKGGIPLHVLMLLGFAIGLGAGLWVNMNIGGEEPWVVWLTSNVTGPLGQIFLRLLFMLVLPLLFSALVVGVAEMGDLSALGRVGWKTLLMTVVISTIAVLIGLGMVNALRPGDGVDPALAQQLLAQGAEGAAGIVENAPESVQLGQFFLDLIPQNVFAAASANLVLPVMVFALLFGIGLVLVRSPATDQLQLTIAGIFEVMMKLINIVIKLAPIAIACLMFNLAALFGWDLLIRLAAFVGVAVGAMAIHMFVVYPLCIWLLAGRNPLKFFSDVREPIVVAFSTASSNATLPVSMRAAETELSLPRRIARFVLTVGATANQNGTALFEGVTVLFLAQFFGIELSISQQVIVMLVCILGGIGTAGVPAGSLPVIAMILVMVGIPPEGIGLILGVDRFLDMCRTTLNVTGDLVVATVVSRGEKDPEPTI; from the coding sequence ATGACCGAGGCGACAAAAAAGGGCGGCATCCCGCTCCATGTGCTGATGCTGCTGGGCTTTGCGATCGGCCTCGGCGCTGGTCTTTGGGTAAACATGAATATCGGCGGCGAGGAGCCGTGGGTGGTTTGGCTGACGAGCAATGTCACCGGGCCGCTTGGGCAGATCTTCCTGCGCTTGCTGTTCATGCTCGTGCTGCCGCTTTTGTTCAGCGCGCTCGTGGTTGGCGTTGCGGAAATGGGCGATTTGAGCGCGCTCGGCCGCGTGGGCTGGAAGACGCTGCTGATGACGGTCGTGATCTCGACCATCGCGGTGTTGATCGGCTTGGGCATGGTCAATGCGCTGCGACCGGGCGACGGCGTCGATCCCGCACTTGCACAACAACTCCTGGCGCAGGGCGCGGAGGGTGCGGCCGGCATTGTCGAGAACGCGCCCGAAAGCGTGCAGCTCGGTCAATTCTTCCTCGATCTCATTCCGCAAAACGTCTTCGCAGCTGCGAGCGCCAATCTCGTTTTGCCGGTGATGGTGTTTGCGCTGCTGTTCGGGATCGGCCTGGTGCTGGTGCGTTCGCCGGCGACGGATCAGCTGCAGCTGACCATCGCGGGCATTTTCGAAGTGATGATGAAGCTCATCAACATCGTCATCAAACTCGCGCCGATCGCCATTGCCTGCTTGATGTTCAATCTGGCGGCATTGTTCGGTTGGGATTTGCTAATCCGATTGGCTGCGTTCGTGGGCGTCGCTGTCGGCGCGATGGCGATCCACATGTTCGTCGTCTATCCACTCTGCATCTGGCTGCTCGCGGGTCGCAATCCGCTTAAATTCTTCAGCGACGTGCGCGAACCGATCGTGGTGGCCTTCTCCACTGCATCGTCCAACGCCACCCTCCCCGTCTCGATGCGCGCCGCGGAGACCGAGCTCAGTTTGCCGCGCCGGATCGCGCGCTTCGTGCTGACTGTTGGGGCCACCGCCAATCAGAACGGCACGGCGTTGTTCGAGGGCGTCACGGTGCTCTTCCTAGCGCAATTCTTCGGCATCGAGCTTTCGATCAGCCAGCAGGTCATCGTCATGCTGGTCTGCATCCTCGGCGGTATCGGCACGGCCGGCGTGCCAGCAGGCTCGTTGCCCGTGATCGCGATGATCCTGGTGATGGTCGGCATTCCGCCCGAGGGCATCGGCCTCATCCTCGGCGTCGACCGCTTCCTCGATATGTGTCGCACCACGCTCAACGTGACCGGCGATCTCGTGGTCGCGACGGTTGTTTCACGCGGCGAGAAAGACCCCGAACCGACGATCTAG
- a CDS encoding ParB/RepB/Spo0J family partition protein encodes MSDLRPRGLGRGLSALLGEPVRTEPPAAQPTPVNSWAQPQAEPPRAPIEPPRNVFELPIAANNPPQPAPAPAAPRSVFGEPAAPPAVPVAPAAPASAPPQAAAGEAGPRTISIDLVQRNPQQPRKHFDEADLTELSNSIRTHGVLQPILVRPIADGRFEIVAGERRWRAAQRAGLHTIPAVVRDLNEVEVVEIAIVENVQRTDLNPIEEAQGFQALIDRFGRTQEEIAEAVGKSRPHIANMLRLLKLPDDLQEMVRDGRLSSGHARAILTAPDPRGLAQRVLSEGLNVREVERLAQQAKDEKHGPRAGAAAPVALAEKSADTRALEQSLSNALGLEVTITDKGGAGELKVSYKTLEQLDDVMRRLRGGF; translated from the coding sequence ATGAGCGATTTAAGACCACGGGGGCTGGGGCGCGGGCTGTCAGCATTGCTGGGCGAGCCTGTCCGTACCGAGCCGCCGGCCGCTCAGCCGACGCCCGTGAACTCCTGGGCCCAGCCGCAAGCCGAACCGCCGCGCGCGCCGATCGAGCCGCCGCGCAATGTGTTCGAGCTGCCGATCGCCGCGAACAATCCGCCGCAACCTGCGCCGGCCCCTGCTGCGCCGAGGTCTGTGTTCGGCGAACCGGCCGCCCCGCCAGCTGTTCCTGTTGCGCCTGCCGCACCCGCTTCGGCCCCGCCCCAGGCCGCCGCAGGGGAGGCCGGCCCGCGCACGATCTCGATCGACCTGGTGCAACGCAACCCGCAACAGCCGCGTAAGCACTTCGACGAAGCCGACCTGACCGAGCTGTCGAATTCGATTCGCACGCACGGCGTGCTGCAACCGATCCTCGTGCGCCCGATCGCCGATGGCCGGTTTGAGATTGTCGCCGGTGAACGTCGTTGGCGCGCTGCGCAACGCGCCGGACTGCACACGATCCCCGCGGTGGTGCGCGACCTCAACGAAGTTGAAGTCGTCGAAATCGCGATCGTCGAGAACGTCCAGCGGACCGACCTGAACCCTATCGAAGAAGCGCAGGGCTTTCAGGCTCTGATCGATCGGTTTGGCCGCACGCAGGAAGAGATCGCCGAAGCCGTCGGCAAGTCGCGGCCTCATATCGCGAACATGCTGCGCCTGCTGAAGCTGCCGGACGACCTGCAAGAGATGGTGCGCGACGGTCGCCTCAGCTCCGGCCATGCCCGAGCGATCCTGACCGCGCCCGATCCGCGTGGCCTCGCGCAACGCGTGCTGAGCGAAGGGCTGAACGTCCGCGAAGTCGAGCGCCTTGCCCAGCAAGCCAAGGATGAAAAGCATGGGCCCCGTGCTGGCGCGGCTGCGCCGGTGGCTCTTGCCGAGAAGAGCGCCGATACGCGCGCGCTGGAGCAGAGCTTGTCGAATGCACTCGGCCTTGAGGTGACGATCACCGACAAGGGCGGCGCCGGCGAACTGAAGGTCAGCTACAAAACGCTCGAGCAATTGGACGACGTCATGCGTCGTCTGCGCGGCGGCTTCTGA
- a CDS encoding ParA family protein, with amino-acid sequence MRALAIANQKGGVGKTTTAINLGTALAAAGKSVLIFDTDPQGNASTGIDIHPEDRKITSYDVLVGNHTLSKAIMPTKVPSLYIAPGDANLSGVETELMAGGRAQFRLRDAVAQFRAESQLNIDYMLIDCPPSLNVLTVNALTAADAVLVPLQAEYFALEGLAQLVATINAVKANLNTTLEIQGVVLTMYDKRTTLSEQVANEVRTHFPDKVYETVIPRNVRISEAPSHGLPAIIYDQNASGSKAYIQLAKELIERERNLQAA; translated from the coding sequence ATGCGCGCTTTGGCGATCGCCAACCAGAAGGGCGGGGTGGGTAAGACAACCACCGCCATCAATCTCGGCACCGCTTTGGCGGCGGCGGGCAAGAGCGTGTTGATCTTCGACACCGACCCGCAAGGCAACGCCTCGACCGGTATCGACATCCATCCTGAAGACCGCAAGATCACGTCCTATGACGTGCTCGTGGGCAATCACACTTTGTCGAAGGCGATCATGCCGACGAAGGTGCCGAGCCTTTATATCGCGCCAGGTGACGCGAACCTGTCGGGCGTCGAAACTGAATTGATGGCGGGCGGTCGCGCGCAATTTCGTTTGCGCGATGCGGTCGCGCAATTCCGCGCGGAATCGCAGCTCAATATCGATTACATGCTGATCGATTGTCCGCCGTCACTGAACGTGTTGACGGTGAATGCGCTGACAGCCGCCGATGCTGTGCTGGTGCCGCTACAAGCGGAATACTTCGCGCTCGAAGGTCTCGCGCAATTGGTGGCGACTATCAACGCGGTGAAGGCCAATCTCAACACTACGCTCGAGATCCAAGGTGTGGTGCTGACAATGTACGATAAGCGCACCACGCTGAGCGAGCAGGTGGCCAATGAAGTGCGCACGCACTTCCCGGACAAAGTCTATGAAACGGTGATCCCGCGGAACGTGCGGATCAGCGAGGCGCCGAGCCACGGGCTACCGGCGATCATCTACGATCAGAACGCTTCGGGTAGCAAAGCGTACATCCAGCTTGCCAAAGAACTGATCGAACGGGAGCGCAATCTACAGGCGGCGTAG